A region from the Clostridium beijerinckii genome encodes:
- a CDS encoding DeoR family transcriptional regulator, whose translation MISRQTKLLQLVNDNKRIEVSKIAEVLSVSQVTIRKDLSVLEEKGLLRREHGYAVINSNDDINNRLAFNYDIKQKIAKQAAELVSNGETVMIESGSCCALLANEIAQNKRDVTIITNSAFIASYIREAPFAKVVLLGGDYQPESQVLVGPITRRCAKDFFVDKLFVGTDGFTIKSGFTGTNHMRTETVKAMAESANNVIILTESSKFSKQGVVVQFKANEVNFVLTDDNIPTEFKDILLEHKVNIQTVSVD comes from the coding sequence ATGATAAGCAGACAGACAAAACTTTTACAATTGGTAAATGATAATAAACGTATTGAAGTTTCTAAAATAGCAGAAGTTTTAAGCGTATCACAGGTTACAATTCGTAAGGATTTAAGTGTTTTAGAAGAAAAAGGTCTTTTAAGGCGTGAACATGGATATGCAGTAATAAATTCTAATGATGATATAAATAATAGATTGGCATTTAATTATGATATAAAACAAAAGATTGCAAAGCAAGCAGCGGAATTGGTTTCGAATGGAGAAACTGTAATGATCGAATCAGGTTCTTGTTGCGCATTATTGGCAAATGAAATTGCACAGAATAAAAGAGATGTTACTATTATTACTAATTCAGCATTTATAGCATCATATATAAGAGAAGCTCCATTTGCAAAAGTTGTTTTACTAGGCGGAGACTATCAACCAGAATCTCAAGTTTTAGTAGGACCTATTACTAGAAGATGTGCAAAAGATTTTTTTGTTGATAAATTATTTGTTGGTACAGATGGATTTACAATAAAGAGCGGATTTACTGGTACAAATCACATGAGAACAGAAACAGTGAAGGCAATGGCGGAAAGTGCTAATAATGTAATAATTCTTACTGAATCTTCAAAATTCTCTAAACAGGGTGTTGTAGTACAATTTAAAGCAAATGAAGTTAACTTTGTATTAACAGATGATAATATCCCTACAGAGTTTAAGGATATATTATTAGAACATAAAGTTAATATACAAACAGTTTCAGTAGACTAA
- a CDS encoding glycyl-radical enzyme activating protein: MDDMKACIFNIQKYSIHDGPGIRTVVFFKGCPLQCSWCSNPESQNSNVQITWDKYKCLKCFHCLNACKYDSIALKEERITVDAHSCTSCFQCIKGCPKQALTIEGKYYTVSEVLKEVLKDEVFYEESGGGVTLSGGEVLQQHAFAVELLKQLREKNIHTSCETTGYASNKVFKEFIENVDLLLFDMKHYDREKHLKGTKVYNDKIIANLATAIFKDKDVIIRIPVIPAFNDSLEDAQGFCDLLKTIGAKKVNLLPFHQFGQKKYALINKSYALQNVTQLHEEDLISYRQIFIENGLDCTF; encoded by the coding sequence ATGGATGATATGAAAGCGTGCATTTTTAATATCCAAAAATATAGCATACATGATGGGCCTGGGATCCGTACAGTAGTATTTTTCAAAGGATGTCCACTTCAATGTTCGTGGTGTTCTAACCCTGAATCACAAAATAGTAATGTGCAAATTACTTGGGACAAATATAAGTGTCTAAAGTGTTTTCATTGCCTAAATGCTTGCAAATATGATTCAATCGCTTTAAAAGAAGAACGTATTACTGTGGATGCTCATTCATGTACTTCTTGTTTTCAATGTATAAAAGGTTGTCCAAAGCAAGCACTTACTATTGAAGGAAAATATTATACTGTGTCTGAAGTTTTAAAAGAAGTATTAAAAGATGAAGTATTTTATGAAGAATCAGGTGGTGGTGTAACTTTATCAGGCGGTGAAGTATTACAGCAGCATGCTTTCGCAGTTGAACTATTAAAACAACTAAGAGAAAAAAATATCCATACATCTTGTGAAACCACAGGTTATGCTTCTAATAAAGTTTTCAAGGAATTTATTGAAAATGTAGATCTGTTATTATTCGATATGAAACATTATGATAGAGAAAAACATCTTAAAGGAACTAAAGTATATAATGATAAGATAATTGCAAATCTCGCAACTGCTATTTTTAAAGACAAAGATGTTATTATAAGAATTCCTGTAATCCCTGCTTTCAACGATAGTTTAGAAGATGCACAAGGATTTTGTGATTTACTAAAAACAATTGGTGCAAAAAAAGTTAACTTATTACCATTTCATCAATTTGGACAAAAAAAATATGCACTTATAAATAAATCTTATGCTCTTCAAAATGTTACTCAATTACATGAAGAAGACTTAATATCTTATAGACAAATTTTTATTGAAAATGGATTAGATTGTACATTCTAG
- a CDS encoding 3-phosphoserine/phosphohydroxythreonine aminotransferase: MSRVYNFSAGPAVLPEEVLKEAAEEMLDYNGTGMSVMEMSHRSKAFEGIIRDAEKTLRGLMNIPDNYKVLFLQGGASQQFAMIPMNLMKNKVVDHIITGQWAKKAATEAKIYGKVNILASSEDKTFTYIPDMKDIKISDDADYVYICHNNTIYGTKFNELPDVGDKILVADMSSDILSEPVDVTKYGLIFAGVQKNIGPAGMVVVIIREDLITDDVLPGTPTMLKYKIHADNDSLYNTPPAYGIYICGKVFNWVKNLGGLEAMKKINEEKASILYDFLDSSSMFKGTVVKKDRSLMNVPFVTGSDELDAKFVKESKAAGFENLKGHRSVGGMRASIYNAMPIEGVKDLVEFMKKFEAENK; the protein is encoded by the coding sequence ATGTCAAGAGTATATAATTTTTCAGCAGGACCAGCTGTATTACCAGAAGAGGTGCTTAAAGAAGCAGCAGAAGAAATGTTAGATTACAATGGTACTGGTATGTCAGTAATGGAAATGAGTCATCGTTCCAAAGCATTTGAGGGGATTATTAGGGACGCTGAAAAAACATTAAGAGGATTAATGAATATTCCAGACAACTATAAGGTATTATTCCTTCAAGGTGGGGCATCACAACAATTTGCAATGATTCCAATGAACTTAATGAAAAACAAGGTTGTAGATCATATTATTACAGGGCAATGGGCTAAAAAAGCAGCAACAGAAGCAAAGATATATGGAAAAGTTAATATTTTAGCTTCTTCAGAAGACAAAACCTTCACATATATACCAGATATGAAGGATATAAAAATTAGTGATGATGCTGACTATGTGTACATATGTCACAACAATACAATTTATGGAACTAAGTTTAATGAATTACCAGACGTTGGAGATAAAATATTGGTAGCTGATATGTCATCAGACATTCTATCAGAACCAGTTGACGTAACTAAGTATGGATTAATTTTTGCAGGAGTTCAAAAGAATATAGGACCTGCAGGTATGGTTGTAGTAATAATTCGTGAAGATTTAATTACTGATGACGTGTTACCAGGAACTCCAACTATGTTAAAATATAAAATTCATGCAGATAATGATTCATTATATAATACACCACCAGCATATGGAATATATATATGTGGAAAAGTATTTAATTGGGTTAAAAACTTAGGTGGACTAGAAGCAATGAAGAAGATTAATGAAGAAAAAGCTTCTATATTATATGATTTCCTTGATTCAAGTAGCATGTTCAAAGGAACAGTTGTAAAGAAGGATCGTTCTTTAATGAATGTGCCTTTTGTAACTGGTTCAGATGAATTAGATGCTAAGTTTGTAAAGGAATCTAAGGCAGCTGGATTCGAAAACTTAAAGGGACACAGATCTGTTGGTGGTATGAGAGCAAGTATATACAATGCTATGCCAATAGAAGGTGTTAAAGATTTAGTGGAATTTATGAAGAAATTCGAAGCAGAAAATAAATAA